The stretch of DNA CCGAGATGGTCGTGATCGCCTCAGCCCTCTGCATGGGATAGGTGAACCAGATTCTTCTGAAAACCTCGCGCGAAGCCCCCTTAAGCATATTCAGCAGCGCGCAATCATGGATCGTGAGGACTAGACCACGCGATGGAAGAGCCATTGCCAGATAATGCACATCACCCGTGATATGATTGATCGTTCCCGCCTGCGCCCGCGCCGCCATCATATTGGCAACTCTGGGTGCAAAGCCGCGACTCAGATGGGGGCAAGTCGCCACACGTGCATTCCAAGGATCGGGGAGATGCCTGCGCACCTCCGCAAAGAGCCTCTCGATCGAGACATGGCTCGGCCCTGCATGACGATGATGATGGACGAGATCGACGGAGGAAGGCATGGGGGGGGATAAATAATTAAGGATTCAGGAGTCGGGATTTTGGAACCAGAGCGGCGCTACGAGTGCGTAAGTCCGTGAATGAGAGCCGACGTTTTATCTGAAAGAAATGGACATGATTCACCAAATTCACAGGAGCCAATTGGTTATCCATAATCACATAACAGAAAAACATCACCGACTCAGCCCTGAGGGAAGAGGGAACCATGGGGCAAAGAGCAACGAACTGACGATCCACCAGAGAACTTCCTTGATCTTAGAGGCCCCGCGACTGAAGTCAGAGTTATCGTATCGGTCGAGTCTCATCGGAAGTGGGTTAGAAAATTGATGAACTTATCAGTGACTCGGAATCCCTTCAGCTGATCATTGTGGGCCAGCAACCACGCAGGGAAGGGTGATGAATTTGCAGGGCAGGATTGGTACGGATCCATCCGGGCCTGCCCTGATCATCCACAAAGGCTACCCCGATCGGCATATCGGGATTTTCATCCGCCAGCAGGATTATTTCCTCCCGGGCCTTGTCCGAGACTGCGATCCACTCCTCCTTCAAGGCGACAGGGTCAAGATGTCGTGCCTTGATTTTATCGAGTTCGAGTGGGTCAATCCGTGCAAACCTGATCATCATCTTAAGGAGGGAGAGCGGATTAAATCCCGGATCCTTGCCACATGCGGCCCAGACGATGGCCTCCAGCGGAAAATGGCGGGTCAGCTCCACCATATCCACATAATCACGCGTCTCCATCCGAGCCGAGAGGGCAAGAGCCTTATTCGTCGCCATGTCGAAAAGGTGCAGCCTCCATCCAAGCACATCATCGGGAACGATGGGAAAAAAACGGAATGCCGAGTCATGAGCCCAATCCAGCTCCACCTTCTCATCCCCTCGGGAAACATAGGCCTTGCGAAAGGAGACAGGTTTTGACCACTCGGCTTCACGTTCCACCTTGCGAATACCAAACCCCGCAGACTCTAGCGATCTTAGATCCTGTTCACTGGCATTGACCAGATCCTCCACGGCCTCGTGGAAGAAATCGAAATCCCGTGAGAAACGAGCCGAATCTTCAGGGGCATTCAGCACAAGACCGCCAGCGACATGACTGCTCTCGGATCTGTTGCCTACTAGGACACCCATCACCTCTTTCTGAAATTCCGTCAGAGGCATGCTTGTGAACCTTTAGAGGCTACGCTGCAACTCCCCGGCAGCCGACCACGCCTTCTTATCCCCATACTCGCGAAGATGCTCGATAACTAACTTCACATCATCGGTGAAGTGCACAGTTGCCTCAGGATGCCAGAACCAGAAACACTCAGAAAACTGCTGAACAAGTTCTGCGGCGCGAGCCGCCAATTCAGGAGAAGCCGGCACACGCACGGGAAATGCTGTTTCTGATCCCCTGCTACTCATGGACATAACTTATGGTAGCGCGCCCGAATTGACAACACTGGGCATCAAGGCCGGAAGGGATAGATCCGTCATGACGGATCCCATACCTCTTCCTCTTCATTCCTGATCCCTACCTTACACTTTCCAACCTTCCCACTTTTTACTAATTCATCCTTCCCTCCCCTCGCTTGTTCTTCATTTCCGGCCCTGATCCCTGATTTGACGCCACTTGCCGCCCGGCAAGCAGTGCCGCCCTCCGGGCTACGATTGCATCGTAGTCTTCCGCGCCCGATCCCTCGGGCTTGGTTCATCATTCATAATTTTCCCCCCTCCCTCTCCCCCAATTACCCATTACCGATCCCCTATCCCCTCCCGCCTCGCGGGATCCCCACCTTCCCACCTTCCCACTTTTTACTGATTCAGCCTCCCCTTCCCCTATCACCCATTCCCTATCACCCATTCCCTATCACCCATTACCTATCCCCGATCCCCTCCCGCCTTGCGGGATCCCCCTACCTCCCTGACTGCCTTGACGACTCCCTTGGTAGCCACTTCATACGAGAAGCCGTTGACCTTCTCCCTTGCAGCGAGCCCCATTCTCTTCAGGCGAGCGGGATCACTCAGCGCCTCATGAAGGCACTTCTCGAGATCACTGGCATCACCGGCCCGGAAGCCCCACCCTGTCACCCCAGCCTCGATCAGATCCGGTCCGCACCCCACATGGGAACTGACAATGGCGGGACGAGCGAGATTCATCGCCTCATTCACGGCAAGCCCCCAAGTCTCCGACCGACCTAATGATGGAAGCACCAGGATATCACCAGCCGCATAGACCTTGGGCATGGCCAACTGATTCTGGAAGGGAGCGAAGAAGACATCCCTCCCGACACGATCCCCGGCCATCCTACGGAGAACATTCTCCAGATGACCCGATCCGACAAAGAGAAGCACTGAAGTCGAGCAGTTCTCATCACCCGTCGCTCGCCCCTCGCCCCTCGACTCTCGACTTCCCTCGGTCAGAATCTTCAAAAAAGCCTCCAGCAGATCCTGCGGGCGTTTCTTGTTTTCCAGCTTACCGGCAAAAAGGATGACGGTCGTGTCCTCCGGGATTCCCAGTTCCTGTTTCCATTGCCCAGCCTCCATCTCGGCCTCCGTGGCAGCATTCCGGAATCGGTCATTATCCACGCAGTGAGGAATGATCCGGATCCTCTCCATGGGCACACCACTGGCGCGGAAATAATCAACTGATGCAGAACCCACGGCCAGCACACGGTCGAACCGGCGAAAGATCAGACTTCGCAGGAAACGGGAGAGTCGCGGCTTCCATCCTGTGGAAGGACATAGCTCATGCGAGTCACCACGGAAGAGAATCGGAATCCTGCGCAGACGCGGGGAGAAGATCAACCGGAGGTGACTCTTATAGTTATAGCCGATCAGTAGGATCGCATCCGGATTCCAGTCAAGAAGGGCATCATTGAGCCCCGGATTATCGAGCCCATTGAAGTGATGCGTCCCAGGATCCTTCGCCACATTCGGCACGAAGGTACTCTCATACCCCTCCATCAGCGGCACATCCCACTTGAAGGAAGTACCGAAAGTCGGATCCCGCTTCTCCGTCACCCCGAAGTCCCAGAGATAAAACACCTTGATCCTCAGATCAGACTGCGCCGCCAGATCCCGGAACCAGGGCGAGTAATACTGGATCGGGTGCGAAACCACGATGGCCAAGCGACGAGGAGACATGAGGGTAAAATGAGTGAGTCGAGCGACGACTGTCGAGAGTCGAGGGCTAGAAACTAAAGCGAGAGAGCCCATTAGTCAAAAGTCGCCTTGCAGGATCCCCCACTTCCCACTTTTTACCTTTGCACTTTTTACTGATTCAGCCTTCTTTCCCCCCGATTACCCATTACCTATCCCCGATCCCCTCCCGCTTCGCGGGATCCCCGATCCCCTCCCGCCTCGCGGGATCCCCCACCTTCCCACTTTCAGCTTTTCAGACGGCTGCATGTCTCCTGAAGCAGCGGTGCATAAACCTCGGCGGCTTCCCACAAGACAGTTAGATCCACTGCAAAATAGGAATGGGCCAGAACATCCCTGAATCCGGCAAACTGCCGCCAGGGAATTCCGGGCTCCTGAAGGGTGACTTCTTCCGGAAGATGCTTCACTGCCTCGCCTATGATTTCAAACTGCCGGATAACGGCATCTTGCGTTTTGTAATCTTCTTCAAAACGGGCGAGATCATACCCGGCTATATAATCAGCAACCCTATGGCATGCCTCAAGGATGTCATCTAATCTTAACTGAAAGTCACGAGACATCGACAAGATCCTTCTGAATGGCATTGAGGAACGATTTCTTGCAGGCACTAAGCGACAGAAGATCGACCTTGGCATTCAACGCATCCTCCAATCGGCACTTCAGACCCATGAAGGATCCGAAACCGGGCTTCGACTCAAAATCGACGAGGAAATCCCAATCACTCTCAGATGACCCGTCTTTTCTGGCACGCGATCCGAAGACCCAAGCCC from Verrucomicrobiota bacterium encodes:
- a CDS encoding glycosyltransferase family 4 protein; protein product: MSPRRLAIVVSHPIQYYSPWFRDLAAQSDLRIKVFYLWDFGVTEKRDPTFGTSFKWDVPLMEGYESTFVPNVAKDPGTHHFNGLDNPGLNDALLDWNPDAILLIGYNYKSHLRLIFSPRLRRIPILFRGDSHELCPSTGWKPRLSRFLRSLIFRRFDRVLAVGSASVDYFRASGVPMERIRIIPHCVDNDRFRNAATEAEMEAGQWKQELGIPEDTTVILFAGKLENKKRPQDLLEAFLKILTEGSRESRGEGRATGDENCSTSVLLFVGSGHLENVLRRMAGDRVGRDVFFAPFQNQLAMPKVYAAGDILVLPSLGRSETWGLAVNEAMNLARPAIVSSHVGCGPDLIEAGVTGWGFRAGDASDLEKCLHEALSDPARLKRMGLAAREKVNGFSYEVATKGVVKAVREVGGSRKAGGDRG
- a CDS encoding DUF86 domain-containing protein, with translation MSRDFQLRLDDILEACHRVADYIAGYDLARFEEDYKTQDAVIRQFEIIGEAVKHLPEEVTLQEPGIPWRQFAGFRDVLAHSYFAVDLTVLWEAAEVYAPLLQETCSRLKS
- a CDS encoding nucleotidyltransferase domain-containing protein, translating into MSHLSEVDPRLEAVKAFWPQFHVKRAWVFGSRARKDGSSESDWDFLVDFESKPGFGSFMGLKCRLEDALNAKVDLLSLSACKKSFLNAIQKDLVDVS